A single Methanocaldococcus bathoardescens DNA region contains:
- the cbiQ gene encoding cobalt ECF transporter T component CbiQ, producing MQNTIDSIAFNNNLRNINPKLKVIFAILSLFICVASKSVIVPLIITIIMIYLTLFKAKVPKKIYLTLFFPVFGFGLFTLIFMAFWYGTTEMYSFKIFGFTIGFYKEGLDMGLLVFSRMLGGVASTLFLALTTPMTEIFYILRSLGLPSVVVDIAMMMYRYIFVLLDELIRMQNAQETRLGYKDLKTTYKSLGMLASNLFIRTWEKGEQLFITMSSRGYDGELRILGEIENPKLIYMIGIILFEIILVIISYLTMDFKPI from the coding sequence TTGCAGAATACAATTGATAGCATTGCTTTTAATAATAATTTAAGGAATATTAATCCAAAATTAAAGGTTATTTTTGCTATTTTATCCTTATTTATTTGTGTCGCTTCAAAATCGGTTATTGTTCCTTTAATTATAACAATTATAATGATTTATTTAACTTTATTTAAGGCAAAAGTCCCAAAAAAGATATATTTAACTTTATTTTTCCCTGTATTTGGATTTGGTTTATTTACATTAATATTTATGGCATTTTGGTATGGAACAACAGAGATGTATTCATTTAAAATATTTGGATTTACAATTGGATTCTACAAAGAAGGTTTAGATATGGGGCTGTTAGTTTTTAGTAGAATGCTTGGAGGTGTTGCATCAACTCTATTTTTAGCTTTAACAACACCAATGACAGAGATTTTTTATATTTTGAGGAGTTTAGGTTTGCCGAGTGTTGTGGTTGATATAGCTATGATGATGTATAGATATATCTTTGTATTACTTGATGAGCTAATTAGAATGCAGAATGCACAAGAAACAAGGTTGGGATATAAAGATTTAAAAACAACATATAAATCGTTGGGAATGTTAGCATCAAATTTATTTATAAGAACTTGGGAAAAAGGAGAGCAGTTATTTATAACCATGAGTTCAAGAGGGTATGATGGCGAGCTAAGAATTCTCGGAGAGATAGAAAACCCAAAATTAATTTATATGATTGGGATAATATTATTTGAAATAATTTTAGTAATAATATCTTACTTAACCATGGATTTCAAACCCATTTAG
- a CDS encoding energy-coupling factor ABC transporter substrate-binding protein, with product METKHILMLLGVVILCVIPLIMYAGKGEEEGYFGGADDAAEGVIEQVDPGYQSWFKPIWEPPSGEIESLLFALQAAIGAIIIGYFIGYYKAKSQYA from the coding sequence TTGGAAACAAAACACATTCTAATGCTTTTGGGTGTTGTAATTTTGTGTGTTATTCCATTAATAATGTATGCAGGTAAAGGTGAAGAAGAAGGATACTTTGGAGGAGCAGATGATGCAGCAGAAGGTGTTATTGAGCAGGTAGATCCGGGTTATCAATCATGGTTTAAACCAATCTGGGAGCCACCAAGTGGAGAAATTGAGAGTTTATTGTTTGCTTTGCAGGCGGCAATTGGGGCAATAATTATTGGTTACTTTATCGGCTATTATAAGGCAAAATCTCAATATGCCTAA
- a CDS encoding energy-coupling factor ABC transporter permease, translated as MHIMEGFLPIQWCIFWYVLSGIVVAYGIMQLKKIISENPEAKPLIAVAGAFMFVLSSLKMPSVTGSCSHPCGNGLGAVLFGPAVTAVLATITLLFQALLLAHGGITTLGANVFSMGIVGPFVGWIIYKALKGKINSTYAIGLAAIFADWATYVTTSIQLTLAFPGTDPIKTFTAFATVFAVTQIPLAIAEGLLTMVLWDYIKKLRPDILLKLGVIDESEVPNLKVSPSAGGE; from the coding sequence TTGCACATAATGGAGGGGTTTCTTCCAATACAATGGTGCATATTTTGGTATGTTCTTTCTGGTATTGTAGTGGCTTATGGAATAATGCAATTAAAGAAAATAATTTCTGAAAATCCAGAAGCAAAGCCATTAATAGCTGTTGCTGGAGCATTTATGTTTGTTTTAAGTTCTTTAAAGATGCCATCAGTTACTGGAAGTTGCTCCCATCCTTGCGGTAACGGTTTAGGGGCTGTGTTGTTTGGTCCTGCTGTTACAGCAGTGTTGGCAACTATAACCTTATTGTTCCAAGCATTGTTGTTAGCTCATGGGGGAATTACAACATTAGGGGCTAATGTTTTCTCAATGGGTATTGTAGGGCCGTTTGTTGGCTGGATTATCTATAAAGCATTAAAAGGAAAAATAAACTCAACTTATGCAATTGGTTTAGCGGCAATATTTGCTGATTGGGCAACTTACGTTACAACATCAATCCAATTAACTTTAGCATTCCCTGGAACAGACCCAATTAAGACATTTACAGCTTTTGCTACAGTGTTTGCAGTAACACAAATCCCATTAGCAATTGCAGAAGGTCTTTTAACAATGGTATTGTGGGACTACATAAAGAAATTAAGACCAGACATTTTGTTGAAGTTAGGAGTTATTGATGAAAGTGAAGTTCCTAATTTGAAGGTATCTCCATCAGCAGGAGGTGAATAA
- a CDS encoding HoxN/HupN/NixA family nickel/cobalt transporter produces MVLELLYTITAFIIGMLHALEPGHGKNVLAAYILGTKTSLKDAILLGATITLSHTAIIFLLGILSIYLLEGLNVNVVHDMMSIIGGSILIAVGIWIVKNYFYPHKHKIDTKKGIIALGLSAGLVPCPAALAVLLLSISSGNLFDGLIYVAIFSIGLAVSLTGLAITFVKSKELIKKYVGSKKISKLPLISGGMIILIGLYTISHPIIGHLNLS; encoded by the coding sequence ATGGTTTTGGAACTTCTATACACAATAACTGCCTTCATAATCGGAATGTTGCATGCATTAGAACCAGGACATGGGAAAAATGTTTTAGCAGCTTATATTTTAGGAACAAAAACGTCTCTAAAAGATGCTATTCTATTGGGGGCAACTATAACTCTATCCCACACAGCAATTATATTTTTATTAGGAATTTTATCAATTTATTTATTAGAAGGTTTAAATGTTAATGTAGTGCATGATATGATGAGTATTATTGGGGGTTCTATATTAATTGCAGTGGGAATCTGGATAGTAAAAAATTATTTTTATCCGCATAAGCATAAGATAGATACAAAAAAGGGAATTATTGCTTTAGGATTATCAGCAGGTTTAGTTCCATGTCCAGCTGCACTGGCAGTTTTATTATTATCAATTTCATCAGGAAATTTATTTGATGGTTTAATTTATGTTGCAATATTTAGTATTGGATTGGCTGTATCTTTAACTGGTTTAGCTATTACTTTTGTTAAAAGTAAAGAATTAATTAAAAAATATGTTGGAAGCAAAAAAATATCAAAACTACCTTTAATAAGTGGGGGGATGATTATATTAATTGGCCTATACACAATATCTCATCCAATTATTGGACATTTAAATCTGAGTTAA
- the mvk gene encoding mevalonate kinase, which produces MIIETPSKVILFGEHAVVYGYRAISMAIDLTSTIEIRDIDGNEIILNLNDLNKSLRLNLNEIKNINPNNFGDFKYCLCAIKNTINYLNIEPKTGFEINISSKIPISCGLGSSASITIGTIRTVSKFYNKQLKDDEIAKLGYMVEKEIQGKASITDTSTITYKGILEIKNNKFKKIEGKFEEFLKSCKFLIVYAEKRKKKTAELVNEVAKIENKDEIFKKIDKIIENSLKTDNKEDFGKLMTKNHELLKKLNISTPKLDKVVDIGNRFGFGAKLTGAGGGGCVIILVNEEKEKELLKELNKENVKIFKCKMIN; this is translated from the coding sequence TATATCTATGGCTATTGATTTAACATCAACTATAGAAATTAGAGATATAGATGGGAATGAAATAATTTTAAATTTAAATGACTTAAATAAAAGCTTAAGGTTGAATTTAAATGAGATAAAAAATATCAATCCAAATAACTTTGGTGATTTCAAATACTGCCTTTGTGCAATAAAAAACACTATTAATTATTTAAATATAGAACCAAAAACGGGGTTTGAGATAAATATTAGCTCAAAAATTCCAATAAGCTGTGGTTTGGGTAGCTCTGCCTCAATAACAATTGGAACTATAAGGACTGTTAGTAAATTTTATAATAAACAGCTTAAAGATGATGAGATTGCAAAACTTGGTTATATGGTTGAGAAAGAGATTCAAGGAAAGGCAAGTATTACAGACACTTCAACAATAACATATAAAGGCATCTTAGAGATAAAAAACAACAAATTTAAAAAAATTGAAGGGAAATTTGAGGAGTTTTTAAAAAGTTGTAAATTTTTAATAGTTTATGCTGAAAAAAGAAAGAAAAAAACTGCTGAATTAGTTAATGAAGTGGCAAAAATTGAAAATAAGGATGAAATATTTAAAAAAATAGATAAGATTATTGAAAACTCTTTAAAAACAGATAATAAAGAAGATTTTGGGAAATTAATGACTAAAAATCATGAACTATTAAAGAAATTAAATATCTCAACACCAAAACTCGATAAAGTTGTAGATATTGGGAATAGATTTGGTTTTGGAGCAAAGTTAACAGGAGCTGGAGGAGGGGGATGTGTAATAATCTTAGTTAATGAAGAAAAAGAGAAAGAGCTGTTAAAAGAACTAAATAAAGAAAATGTAAAAATCTTCAAATGTAAAATGATAAATTAA
- a CDS encoding ATP-binding cassette domain-containing protein produces MYMIETKDLYFRYPDGTEVLKGINFKVKKGEMVSILGPNGVGKSTLFLHFNGILRPTKGEVLIKGKPIKYDKKGLIEVRKTVGLVFQNPDDQIFAPTVKEDVAFGPLNLGLPKDEVERRVREALKAVGMEGFENKPPHHLSGGQKKRVAIAGILAMQPEVIVLDEPTSGLDPVGASKIMKLLYDLNKKGMTIIISTHDVDLVPVYADKVYIMYNGKILKEGTPKEVFSDVETIRKANLRLPRVAHLIEILNKEDNIPIKWGFTIREVRRNLAEYLKEKC; encoded by the coding sequence ATGTATATGATTGAAACAAAAGATTTGTATTTTAGATATCCTGATGGGACAGAGGTTTTAAAAGGTATAAATTTTAAAGTAAAAAAAGGAGAAATGGTTTCTATATTAGGGCCGAATGGAGTAGGAAAATCAACCTTATTTTTACATTTTAATGGAATTTTAAGACCTACAAAAGGAGAGGTTTTAATAAAAGGAAAACCAATAAAATATGACAAGAAGGGTTTAATAGAAGTTAGAAAGACTGTTGGTTTAGTTTTTCAAAATCCTGACGACCAAATCTTTGCCCCCACAGTTAAAGAAGATGTTGCCTTTGGGCCTTTAAACTTAGGATTGCCTAAGGATGAAGTTGAGAGAAGAGTTAGAGAAGCTTTAAAAGCTGTGGGAATGGAAGGATTTGAAAATAAACCTCCTCACCATTTAAGTGGAGGTCAAAAAAAGAGAGTAGCAATAGCTGGGATTTTAGCTATGCAACCAGAAGTTATTGTCTTAGATGAGCCAACATCTGGTTTAGATCCTGTTGGGGCATCAAAGATAATGAAACTTCTATATGACTTGAATAAAAAAGGAATGACTATAATAATCTCAACGCATGATGTGGATTTAGTTCCAGTTTATGCTGATAAGGTTTATATTATGTATAATGGGAAGATTTTGAAAGAAGGAACACCAAAAGAAGTTTTCAGTGATGTTGAGACAATAAGAAAAGCTAATTTAAGATTGCCAAGAGTTGCTCACTTAATTGAGATTTTGAATAAAGAGGATAACATCCCTATTAAATGGGGCTTCACTATTAGAGAAGTTAGGAGGAATTTAGCTGAATATTTAAAAGAAAAGTGTTAA
- the nifB gene encoding FeMo cofactor biosynthesis protein NifB yields the protein MEENRQKKMLKFSHITKVHPCFNEKIHDKVGRVHLPVAPRCNIACKFCRRSLGKEACEHRPGVALSVLKLEDVENYLNKVLKEIPNVKVVGIAGPGDSLFNKETFETLEIINEKFPDLIKCISTNGLLLNKYYKKLADLNVKTVTVTVNAIDPEILKDIIEWVYYDKKIHHGIEGAKILIENQIDGIKKAYDEGLIIKINTVLIPEINMEHVVDIAKELKDFAYMQNIIPLIPLYKMKHLRAPTCEEIKRVREECEKYLPQFRACGQCRADSAGLIKEKKILEDFFKEKNKEKNKKLDVFDLKHFSH from the coding sequence ATGGAAGAAAATAGACAAAAAAAGATGTTAAAATTTTCTCATATAACAAAAGTTCATCCATGCTTTAACGAAAAAATTCATGATAAAGTTGGTAGAGTACATCTTCCAGTAGCTCCAAGATGTAACATTGCATGTAAATTTTGTAGAAGAAGTTTGGGTAAAGAGGCATGTGAGCATAGGCCAGGGGTAGCTTTATCAGTATTAAAGCTAGAAGATGTTGAAAACTACTTAAACAAAGTGTTAAAAGAGATTCCAAATGTTAAAGTTGTTGGAATAGCTGGGCCGGGAGATAGTTTATTTAATAAAGAGACATTTGAAACATTAGAGATTATTAACGAAAAGTTTCCAGACCTTATAAAATGTATCTCTACAAATGGGCTGTTACTAAATAAATACTATAAAAAATTGGCTGATTTAAATGTAAAGACAGTTACTGTAACTGTCAATGCCATAGACCCAGAGATTTTAAAAGATATAATTGAATGGGTGTATTATGATAAAAAAATACATCATGGCATTGAAGGGGCTAAGATATTGATAGAGAATCAAATAGATGGAATAAAGAAAGCCTATGATGAAGGATTAATAATAAAAATAAATACTGTCTTAATTCCAGAGATAAATATGGAACATGTTGTTGATATTGCTAAAGAGTTAAAAGATTTTGCTTATATGCAAAATATTATTCCTCTAATTCCATTATACAAAATGAAACATCTGAGAGCTCCAACATGTGAAGAAATAAAGAGGGTTAGAGAAGAATGTGAAAAATACCTTCCACAATTCAGAGCTTGTGGGCAGTGTAGGGCAGATTCAGCTGGTTTAATAAAAGAAAAGAAAATATTAGAAGATTTCTTCAAAGAAAAAAATAAAGAAAAGAACAAAAAACTGGATGTATTTGATTTGAAGCATTTTTCACATTAA